From Streptomyces fungicidicus, one genomic window encodes:
- a CDS encoding AfsR/SARP family transcriptional regulator has product MDGVPRGPEQRRPGSSTEPESLRFSVLGPVRAWRHDEPVATGSPQQRALLAALLLREGRTATAAELIDALWGEEPPSQALAAVRTYASRLRKVLDPGVLVSESGGYAVRGLGEGALDLAAAQELAAEAEKARNTGDLCHAREVLNRALARWDGETLAGVPGPYAEAQRVRLEEWRLQLLESRLDMDLDQGCHAETVSELTALTAAHPLRERLRELLMLALYRSGRQAEALAVYADTRRLLSDELGVDPRPGLQELQQRILRADPNLAEPSAPMAEPVTVPVRPAQLPATVPDFTGRASFVRELSDVLASATGAQAQVMAVSALAGIGGVGKTTLAVHVAHAARSAFPDGQLYVDLQGAGARSAEPETVLGSFLRALGTADSAIPDSLEERAALYRSVLDGRRVLVLLDNARDAAQVRPLLPGTAGCAALVTSRVRMTGLAGAHLVDLDVMSPEEALALFTRIVGEERVGAERKAALDVVAACGFLPLAIRIAASRLAARRTWTVSVLAAKLADERRRLDELQAGDLAVKATFELGYGQLEPAQARAFRLLGLADGPDISLAAAAAVLDLPVEDTEDLLESLVDTSLLESAAPGRYRFHDLVRLYARACAERDEQPPGEREAALSRVLDFYLATAAGIYAMERPGDRLVDHLEPTQHKGLRFAEGTAALDWLYTEGASLLASVRQSVATDRLRRGVDLLWAAKDLAESGANSRQYETTASAVCEAAQLAGDHRTEGRARTTLTNVLLVSGRIHQAAEEARLAMDRAAAAQDVAAGSWAANDRGLISLHQHRYSDGKALFEQAIQGFSAAGNRAGEATTLFNLSRAHLAMGDVAKAVDIARHGLALLSELGRTMRLANGHYALGMALTKAERHMEALSHFGEALTIFADHRQRLWEGTTHFRVAEAHIAARRAAQAAQHAEQALAIGCIGGDRMRGHVLTLLGRALSALGQSDRAKACWHEALRLYEENSPTEADEVRALLAPVDAA; this is encoded by the coding sequence ATGGACGGTGTGCCGCGAGGACCGGAGCAGCGGCGTCCCGGCTCCTCGACGGAGCCCGAGTCGCTGCGCTTCAGCGTGCTCGGTCCGGTGCGCGCCTGGCGCCACGACGAACCGGTCGCCACCGGCAGCCCGCAGCAACGGGCGCTGCTCGCGGCCCTGTTGCTGCGCGAGGGCCGTACGGCCACGGCGGCCGAACTCATCGACGCCCTGTGGGGCGAGGAACCCCCGTCCCAGGCACTGGCGGCGGTGCGCACCTACGCCTCCCGGCTGCGGAAGGTGCTGGACCCCGGGGTGCTGGTCAGCGAGTCCGGCGGCTACGCGGTGCGCGGGCTCGGCGAGGGGGCGCTGGACCTCGCGGCGGCGCAGGAGCTGGCGGCGGAGGCGGAGAAGGCCCGCAACACCGGGGACCTGTGCCACGCCCGCGAGGTGCTCAACCGGGCCCTGGCCCGGTGGGACGGCGAGACCCTGGCCGGGGTCCCCGGCCCCTACGCGGAGGCCCAGCGGGTCCGCCTCGAGGAATGGCGGCTCCAACTCCTCGAATCCCGCCTGGACATGGACCTGGACCAGGGCTGCCACGCGGAGACGGTCTCGGAACTGACCGCGCTGACGGCCGCCCACCCCCTGCGCGAACGCCTGCGCGAGCTGCTGATGCTGGCGCTGTACCGCAGCGGACGGCAGGCCGAGGCGCTCGCCGTGTACGCCGACACCCGCCGCCTCCTCTCCGACGAGCTCGGCGTGGACCCGCGCCCCGGCCTCCAGGAACTCCAGCAGCGCATCCTGCGGGCCGACCCGAACCTGGCCGAGCCCTCGGCCCCCATGGCGGAGCCCGTGACGGTCCCCGTCCGCCCGGCCCAGCTCCCCGCCACGGTCCCGGACTTCACCGGGCGGGCGTCCTTCGTACGGGAGCTGAGCGACGTACTCGCCTCGGCGACCGGCGCGCAGGCCCAGGTGATGGCGGTGTCGGCGCTGGCCGGCATCGGCGGCGTCGGCAAGACCACCCTCGCGGTCCACGTGGCGCACGCGGCGCGCTCCGCCTTCCCCGACGGCCAGCTGTACGTCGACCTCCAGGGCGCGGGAGCGCGGTCCGCGGAACCGGAGACCGTCCTCGGCTCCTTCCTCCGCGCCCTCGGCACGGCGGACTCGGCGATCCCGGACTCGCTCGAGGAGCGCGCGGCGCTGTACCGCTCGGTGCTGGACGGCCGCAGGGTCCTGGTCCTGCTGGACAACGCGCGGGACGCCGCTCAGGTGCGGCCCCTGCTGCCGGGGACGGCGGGCTGCGCGGCGCTGGTGACGTCACGGGTCCGGATGACGGGCCTGGCCGGCGCGCACCTGGTCGACCTGGACGTGATGTCGCCGGAGGAGGCGCTGGCGCTCTTCACCAGGATCGTGGGCGAGGAGCGGGTCGGGGCGGAGCGGAAGGCCGCCCTGGACGTGGTGGCGGCGTGCGGGTTCCTCCCGCTGGCCATCCGCATCGCCGCGTCCCGCCTGGCGGCCCGCCGCACCTGGACGGTCTCCGTCCTGGCGGCCAAGCTCGCCGACGAACGCCGCCGGCTGGACGAGCTCCAGGCGGGCGACCTCGCGGTCAAGGCCACCTTCGAACTGGGCTACGGCCAGCTGGAACCCGCCCAGGCGCGGGCGTTCCGCCTGCTGGGCCTGGCGGACGGCCCGGACATCTCCCTCGCGGCGGCGGCGGCGGTCCTGGACCTCCCGGTGGAGGACACCGAGGACCTCCTGGAATCCCTGGTCGACACCTCGCTCCTGGAGTCCGCCGCACCGGGCCGCTACCGCTTCCACGACCTGGTCCGCCTCTACGCGCGCGCATGCGCGGAACGCGACGAACAGCCCCCCGGCGAAAGGGAGGCGGCGCTGTCGCGGGTGCTGGACTTCTATCTGGCGACGGCGGCGGGCATCTACGCGATGGAGCGTCCAGGTGATCGCCTGGTGGATCACCTCGAACCCACTCAGCACAAGGGGTTGCGATTCGCCGAGGGCACTGCCGCGCTGGACTGGCTCTACACCGAAGGGGCGTCCCTGTTGGCGAGCGTTCGGCAGTCGGTGGCGACGGACCGGCTGCGTCGTGGTGTGGACCTGCTCTGGGCAGCCAAGGACCTCGCGGAGTCGGGCGCCAACTCCCGCCAGTACGAGACCACGGCCAGCGCTGTGTGTGAGGCCGCCCAGCTCGCCGGGGATCACCGCACGGAGGGCCGCGCACGGACCACGCTCACGAACGTCCTGCTCGTGTCCGGCCGGATCCATCAGGCAGCGGAAGAGGCTCGCCTCGCCATGGACCGAGCGGCCGCCGCTCAGGATGTCGCCGCCGGGAGTTGGGCTGCCAACGACAGAGGGCTCATCTCACTGCATCAACACCGGTACTCGGACGGAAAGGCCCTCTTCGAGCAGGCGATCCAGGGTTTCAGCGCGGCGGGAAACCGAGCGGGGGAGGCAACGACCTTGTTCAACCTGTCCCGCGCCCACCTCGCCATGGGAGACGTCGCGAAAGCGGTGGACATCGCCCGGCACGGGCTGGCGCTGCTCTCCGAATTGGGCAGAACCATGCGACTCGCCAACGGGCACTACGCGCTCGGCATGGCGCTGACCAAGGCCGAACGGCACATGGAGGCGCTCAGTCATTTCGGCGAGGCCCTGACCATCTTCGCTGATCACCGCCAGCGGCTGTGGGAGGGGACGACTCACTTCAGAGTCGCCGAAGCCCACATTGCCGCTCGGCGCGCCGCCCAGGCGGCCCAGCACGCCGAGCAGGCCCTCGCCATCGGGTGCATCGGAGGCGACCGGATGCGGGGTCACGTGCTGACACTGCTCGGGCGGGCGCTCTCCGCTCTGGGTCAGTCGGACAGGGCGAAGGCCTGCTGGCACGAAGCGCTCCGGCTCTACGAGGAGAACAGCCCCACGGAGGCCGACGAGGTCCGCGCCTTGCTCGCGCCCGTTGACGCGGCCTGA